A stretch of the Enterobacter mori genome encodes the following:
- a CDS encoding lysozyme, whose amino-acid sequence MSPSIVKRCLVGAVLAIAATLPGFQSLHTSVEGLKLIADFEGCRLQPYQCSAGVWTDGIGNTSGVVPGKTITERQAAQGLINNVLLTEKRIEACLQVKPPQHVYDALISIGFNVGTGAICRSTMVSYINRQQWWQACNQLPRWIYVNGQRSKGLENRRARELAWCLKGAGA is encoded by the coding sequence ATGAGTCCTTCAATCGTTAAGCGTTGCCTGGTCGGCGCGGTGCTGGCGATTGCCGCCACGCTGCCGGGCTTTCAGTCGCTTCATACTTCCGTCGAGGGGCTGAAACTGATTGCTGATTTCGAAGGGTGCCGCCTGCAGCCGTACCAGTGCAGCGCCGGGGTCTGGACTGACGGGATCGGCAATACGTCCGGGGTAGTGCCGGGCAAAACCATAACGGAGCGACAGGCCGCGCAGGGGCTGATTAATAACGTGTTGCTGACGGAAAAAAGGATTGAAGCCTGCCTGCAGGTTAAGCCACCTCAGCATGTTTACGATGCCCTGATCAGTATCGGCTTTAATGTCGGAACGGGGGCAATCTGCCGGTCAACAATGGTTTCTTACATCAATCGCCAGCAATGGTGGCAGGCGTGCAACCAGCTCCCCCGCTGGATTTATGTAAATGGTCAAAGGAGTAAAGGGCTGGAAAACAGGCGCGCCCGTGAGCTTGCCTGGTGTCTTAAAGGGGCAGGGGCATGA